A stretch of DNA from Pasteurellaceae bacterium RH1A:
GGATATTGTCGATTTGCAGGTCAGACGCTCCATTTGAACTGAGCTGGCGGATATTATCCATCTCGATCACGCCCTTAACCAAGTTTTTGACTTCATTGCTAAAGTCTTCTTTCACCTGGGCCAGATCGATAATATTGTGCTTAACGAGGGGGAAAAGGAGGGCGGCGACCAGGCTGTCGTCATCCATGTTGAGGCTGTGGAGGATTTCCACCATCTCGACCCCAAACCACATAAGCGGGTATTGTTCGGTGTCGAGCTTTTCGTGGGCATAACGCCAGGCGATGAGGAGCTGTTCAAAGGTAATGGGCGACATTTGCAGGGTCGCACTCCAGCTGGCTAACTCAAAATCGTTTGAGTCGAGTAGGTGTGCACGGCGAATTGCGACCATAATGCCTCCGAATAAATATGCAGAAAATCCTTAATAATATGGGGCATTATACGCCTTTTGGAGGAAATTGCTATTTGATTAGCTGCCCCAGCGTTCAAATAAATCCTCTTCCAAGGCAATGCCCAACTGGTCTAACAAGCGATTAACACTCTGATCGACAATGTCCGCAATGCTTTGCGGGCGGTGGTAAAAGGCGGGCATTAAGGGGACGATTTGGCCGCCAATTTCGGCAACCATTGTCATCAGGCGTAGGTGGCCCAAATGCAAGGGGGTTTCCCGCACGCACAAGACCAGGGGCTTGCGTTCTTTCAGCACCACATCGGCTGCACGGGTAATGAGGTCGTCCGTATAACTGTGGGCAATGCCCGATAAGGTCTTCATCGAACAAGGCAAGACAACCATGCCCAGGGTGCGGAAGGAACCTGATGAAATGCTTGCGCCAATATCCCGCACATCGTGCACCACATCCGCCAGGGCCCTGACATCAGATAGCGAATAATCGGTTTCGGCCGTGATGGTCTGCTTGGCGGCCTGGCTGATGATGAGATGAGTTTCAACCGCCGTGCTCTTGAGCACTTCTAGCAAGCGAAGGGCATAAACCGCCCCGCTTGCGCCCGTGATGGCCACGATCAAGCGGTCGGTTTTGGCTGTTTTTTTACAAGTCTCCATCAAGCCCTAACGCTCATTATGAATTTCAAGATTGGTGGCCTGCTGGGCCTGTTTGGCCTTGGCCTTGTCGTTGCGGGCATTGGCAATGGCATCCAGATATTCAGCACTCACATCGCCTGTGATGTACTCGCCCGTAAAGACCGAGGCATCAAAGTTGTGAATGGCCGGGTTTTCAA
This window harbors:
- a CDS encoding 3-octaprenyl-4-hydroxybenzoate carboxy-lyase (catalyzes the formation of 2-octaprenylphenol from 3-octaprenyl-4-hydroxybenzoate), whose protein sequence is METCKKTAKTDRLIVAITGASGAVYALRLLEVLKSTAVETHLIISQAAKQTITAETDYSLSDVRALADVVHDVRDIGASISSGSFRTLGMVVLPCSMKTLSGIAHSYTDDLITRAADVVLKERKPLVLCVRETPLHLGHLRLMTMVAEIGGQIVPLMPAFYHRPQSIADIVDQSVNRLLDQLGIALEEDLFERWGS